Proteins co-encoded in one Metabacillus sp. KUDC1714 genomic window:
- the ytaF gene encoding sporulation membrane protein YtaF, whose translation MFQFASLLLLALAVSLDSFSVGFTYGMRKMRIPFKSIFIIACCSAATLLVAMLVGDLLTRIFPVYVTEKLGGFILVLIGAWVLYQFFRPEKETSEDEMESEKTLINFEIKTLGIVINILRKPMSADIDKSGTITGVEAFLLGVALSLDAFGAGIGAALLGYSPVIMSILVACMSSLFVFVGIKSGNIFSKFTWIDKFSCLPGIILIMIGIWKL comes from the coding sequence ATGTTTCAATTTGCATCACTATTATTATTAGCGCTCGCAGTAAGCTTAGATAGCTTTTCTGTAGGTTTTACGTATGGTATGAGAAAAATGAGAATCCCTTTTAAGTCAATATTTATTATTGCTTGCTGTTCTGCCGCAACATTGTTAGTGGCAATGCTAGTTGGCGATTTGCTGACAAGAATTTTTCCGGTGTATGTAACAGAAAAGCTTGGAGGATTCATTTTGGTCCTAATTGGTGCATGGGTGTTATATCAATTTTTTAGACCTGAAAAGGAAACGTCTGAGGATGAGATGGAGTCAGAAAAAACATTAATTAATTTTGAGATAAAAACACTTGGAATTGTTATCAATATCCTTAGAAAACCAATGTCAGCAGATATTGATAAGTCAGGAACGATCACAGGAGTGGAGGCATTTTTACTTGGTGTTGCATTGTCATTAGATGCCTTCGGTGCTGGGATTGGTGCTGCATTATTAGGGTATTCGCCAGTTATTATGAGTATTTTAGTAGCGTGTATGAGCTCATTATTTGTATTTGTTGGGATTAAATCAGGGAATATTTTTTCGAAATTTACTTGGATAGATAAATTTTCTTGCCTACCGGGGATCATTCTAATTATGATAGGTATATGGAAACTATAA
- the mutM gene encoding DNA-formamidopyrimidine glycosylase has translation MPELPEVETVRRTLLQLVQGKKIQKVTIHWPKIIKKPEESEQFQDALVGQTIQDVNRRGKFLKFILDDYVLVSHLRMEGRYGLYNPEEEYDKHTHVIFSFVDGTELRYRDVRKFGTMHLFSKGEEDNELPLSQLGPEPFSKSFTVDYLRERLKKTSRKIKAALLDQTVVVGLGNIYVDEALFRAGINPERIANQITLAECRVLHKEIIATLGEAVEKGGSTIRSYVNTQGEMGMFQLQLFVYGRTNEPCKKCGTTLTKSVVGGRGTHFCDKCQK, from the coding sequence ATGCCAGAGCTACCAGAGGTTGAAACAGTACGCCGTACATTGCTTCAGCTAGTACAAGGAAAAAAGATACAAAAGGTAACAATTCATTGGCCTAAAATAATTAAAAAACCTGAAGAAAGTGAACAATTTCAGGATGCCTTAGTTGGGCAAACAATACAAGATGTAAACCGTAGAGGGAAATTTTTGAAATTTATCCTTGACGATTATGTTCTAGTTTCACATTTACGAATGGAAGGTCGATATGGATTGTATAATCCAGAAGAAGAGTATGATAAGCATACACATGTTATTTTTTCCTTTGTAGATGGCACTGAATTGCGCTACCGAGATGTAAGAAAGTTTGGTACTATGCACTTATTTTCAAAGGGTGAAGAAGATAATGAGCTGCCACTTTCTCAGCTAGGACCTGAACCTTTCTCTAAAAGCTTTACAGTAGATTATTTACGTGAACGTTTAAAAAAAACGTCACGAAAAATTAAAGCCGCTTTATTAGATCAAACCGTTGTGGTTGGTCTTGGAAATATATATGTTGATGAAGCATTGTTCCGGGCTGGGATAAACCCAGAGCGCATTGCAAATCAAATAACATTAGCAGAATGCAGGGTTTTACATAAGGAAATCATTGCAACTCTTGGGGAAGCTGTCGAAAAAGGCGGTAGCACTATTCGATCCTATGTAAATACTCAAGGTGAAATGGGGATGTTCCAACTTCAATTATTTGTATACGGAAGAACAAATGAGCCTTGTAAAAAATGTGGAACAACTTTAACAAAATCAGTCGTTGGTGGAAGAGGAACACACTTTTGTGATAAATGTCAAAAGTAA
- the polA gene encoding DNA polymerase I, with product MTKKIVLIDGNSIAYRAFFALPLLNNDKGVHTNAIYGFTMILMKILEDENPSHMIVAFDAGKTTFRHETFQEYKGGRQKTPPELSEQFPFIRELLDAYQVSRYELENYEADDIIGTLSKQAEKDGYEVKVISGDKDLTQLVTDKITVDITRKGITDVDSYTPDFVNEKYGLTPEQIIDMKGLMGDASDNIPGVPGVGEKTAIKLLKEFQTLENVLDSIDQVSGKKLKEKLEENRDQALMSKKLATIDCNAPITISVDDVHYEGFDIKKVTDIFKELGFNTLLEKLGEEVVQEEVVVEDISFEKVSELTSELLTDEAALYVEVLEESYHNADIIGFSITNENGQYYIPVEVALASEQFKKWAADETKQKIVYDGKKTSVALSWKGITLKGVDFDVLIAAYLLNPSQDFDDVASVARTNGLSIVQSDELVYGKGAKRAIPDEEKLSDHIVRKGQAIFALKEKLVNQLEKNDQTSLFYDLELPLSVILAEMEATGVKVDVDRLKDMGKNLAEQLKSLEENIYEHAGEEFNINSPKQLGVILFEKLGLPVIKKTKTGFSTSADVLEKLEEKHEIVRGILHYRQLGKLQSTYIEGLLKVVHEDTHKIHTRFNQVLTTTGRLSSIDPNLQNIPIRLEEGRKIRQAFVPSKNDWVMFAADYSQIELRVLAHIANDKNLVEAFRNDLDIHTKTAMDVFHVAKEDVTSNMRRQAKAVNFGIVYGISDYGLSQNLGITRKEAGEFIKRYLETFVGVQEYMDDIVADAREKGYVKTLLHRRRYIPEITSRNFNLRSFAERTAMNTPIQGSAADIIKKAMIDMADRLKQENVQAKLLLQVHDELIFEAPKEEISILEKIVPEVMENAVELNVPLKVDYSYGASWYDAK from the coding sequence GTGACTAAAAAGATCGTTTTAATTGATGGAAATAGTATTGCCTATCGAGCATTTTTTGCGCTTCCATTATTGAATAATGATAAAGGTGTACATACGAATGCGATTTATGGTTTTACAATGATTTTAATGAAAATATTAGAAGATGAAAATCCATCACATATGATTGTTGCATTTGATGCAGGAAAGACAACATTTAGACATGAAACGTTCCAGGAGTATAAAGGGGGACGCCAAAAAACTCCACCTGAATTATCAGAGCAATTTCCTTTTATAAGAGAGCTTCTTGATGCTTATCAGGTATCACGCTATGAGCTTGAAAATTATGAAGCAGATGATATTATTGGTACGCTTTCTAAACAGGCTGAAAAGGACGGCTATGAAGTCAAGGTCATCTCAGGTGATAAAGATTTAACACAGCTAGTGACAGATAAAATTACTGTTGATATCACTCGAAAAGGAATAACAGATGTAGATTCCTACACACCTGATTTTGTTAATGAAAAATACGGCTTAACACCAGAACAAATTATTGATATGAAGGGTTTAATGGGGGATGCGTCAGATAATATCCCAGGAGTACCAGGGGTAGGCGAGAAAACTGCCATTAAGCTTTTGAAAGAATTTCAAACTTTAGAGAATGTGTTAGATTCTATTGATCAAGTGAGTGGTAAAAAACTAAAAGAAAAATTAGAGGAAAACCGTGATCAGGCGCTAATGAGTAAAAAGCTTGCCACAATTGATTGCAATGCACCAATAACAATTTCAGTTGATGATGTTCATTATGAAGGCTTTGATATAAAAAAGGTTACAGATATCTTTAAAGAGCTAGGATTTAACACATTATTAGAAAAGCTTGGTGAAGAAGTCGTTCAAGAAGAAGTGGTTGTTGAAGACATTAGCTTTGAAAAAGTCTCTGAACTTACAAGTGAACTATTGACTGACGAAGCAGCGTTATATGTAGAGGTTCTTGAAGAAAGCTATCATAACGCAGATATTATCGGATTCTCTATAACTAATGAGAATGGTCAATATTACATCCCTGTTGAAGTTGCGTTAGCATCAGAGCAATTTAAAAAATGGGCTGCTGATGAAACGAAACAAAAGATTGTTTATGATGGAAAGAAAACAAGTGTTGCGCTTAGCTGGAAAGGGATCACTTTAAAAGGGGTCGACTTTGATGTACTTATCGCCGCTTATTTATTAAATCCTTCACAAGACTTCGATGATGTTGCAAGTGTTGCGAGAACAAATGGTTTATCAATTGTTCAATCAGATGAGTTAGTGTACGGTAAGGGAGCGAAGCGAGCAATCCCTGATGAAGAAAAGCTTAGTGATCATATTGTTCGAAAAGGACAAGCGATATTCGCTTTAAAAGAAAAGCTAGTGAATCAACTGGAGAAAAATGATCAAACATCATTATTTTATGATTTAGAGCTACCACTTTCGGTCATTCTTGCTGAAATGGAAGCAACAGGTGTGAAAGTTGATGTTGATCGCTTAAAAGATATGGGTAAGAATTTAGCAGAACAATTAAAATCGCTTGAGGAGAATATATATGAGCATGCTGGAGAAGAGTTCAATATTAATTCACCGAAACAACTAGGAGTAATATTATTCGAAAAATTAGGTTTACCAGTGATAAAAAAAACGAAGACAGGTTTTTCAACCTCTGCAGACGTATTGGAAAAGCTTGAAGAAAAGCATGAAATTGTAAGAGGAATTCTTCATTATCGTCAGCTCGGAAAATTACAATCAACCTATATTGAAGGATTATTAAAGGTTGTACATGAAGACACACATAAAATCCATACCCGTTTTAATCAAGTTTTAACAACAACCGGACGACTTAGTTCAATTGATCCAAATCTACAAAACATCCCGATTAGACTTGAGGAAGGTAGGAAAATTCGCCAAGCATTTGTTCCATCAAAAAATGATTGGGTCATGTTTGCAGCTGACTACTCGCAAATTGAATTAAGGGTCTTAGCTCATATTGCAAATGATAAAAACTTAGTAGAAGCATTCCGTAATGATTTAGATATTCACACGAAAACGGCAATGGATGTTTTTCATGTTGCAAAAGAAGATGTTACATCGAATATGAGAAGACAAGCAAAGGCGGTTAATTTTGGTATTGTCTACGGAATAAGTGATTACGGACTTTCACAAAACCTAGGAATCACTCGTAAGGAAGCAGGAGAATTTATTAAACGTTATTTGGAGACTTTTGTCGGTGTTCAAGAATATATGGATGACATTGTCGCTGATGCGCGGGAAAAAGGGTATGTGAAAACACTTCTACATAGAAGAAGATATATTCCAGAAATCACAAGCCGTAACTTTAATTTACGTAGCTTTGCAGAACGAACAGCAATGAATACTCCAATTCAGGGAAGTGCTGCAGATATTATTAAGAAGGCAATGATCGATATGGCTGATCGATTAAAACAGGAAAATGTTCAAGCGAAATTATTATTACAAGTACACGATGAACTAATTTTTGAGGCACCAAAAGAAGAAATTTCAATTCTTGAAAAAATTGTTCCTGAAGTCATGGAAAATGCTGTAGAGTTAAACGTTCCATTAAAGGTGGATTACTCTTATGGTGCTTCTTGGTATGACGCGAAATAA
- the hflC gene encoding protease modulator HflC, giving the protein MDNDNVVNMEEKKPAFSFKGYLRGGIILLITILLLVLVLTNLFIVKENEYKVVRQFGEVVRIIEEPGLNYKIPFIQSVTTLPNYQMTYNVQEAEINTKDKKRLIIDNYTVWRIEDPKKMITNARTMVSAETRMAEFVFSTVRSELGQLNYDEIINDEKSSRGSLNDKVTNIVNDLLEKDDYGIVVTDVRMKRTDLPAENEQSVFTRMISERESTAQGYLSKGDAEKNRIIAETDREVKEMLAKAKGDAEVIRSEGEKEAAKMYNTAYSKDPEFYELYRTLQSYKQTIDEETVIIIPFDSPYASLLKGER; this is encoded by the coding sequence ATGGACAATGATAATGTAGTGAATATGGAGGAGAAAAAGCCTGCATTTTCATTCAAAGGCTACCTTCGTGGAGGTATCATTTTACTTATTACGATCCTATTACTAGTACTTGTCTTAACAAACTTGTTTATTGTAAAAGAAAACGAATACAAAGTTGTCCGCCAATTTGGCGAAGTCGTTAGAATAATTGAAGAACCTGGACTAAATTATAAAATCCCTTTTATTCAATCTGTAACAACTCTGCCAAATTATCAAATGACATACAATGTTCAAGAGGCAGAAATTAATACAAAAGATAAAAAAAGGCTAATTATTGATAACTACACAGTTTGGAGAATTGAAGATCCAAAAAAAATGATCACAAATGCACGAACCATGGTAAGTGCTGAGACAAGAATGGCGGAGTTTGTTTTTTCAACTGTGCGCTCTGAACTCGGTCAATTAAATTATGATGAAATTATCAATGATGAGAAATCCTCTCGAGGAAGCTTAAACGACAAGGTTACAAATATCGTAAATGATTTATTAGAAAAAGACGATTACGGTATCGTCGTAACTGATGTCCGCATGAAACGGACAGATTTACCAGCAGAAAATGAACAATCTGTTTTTACGCGAATGATTTCTGAACGGGAATCAACTGCACAAGGTTATTTATCTAAAGGTGATGCCGAAAAAAATAGAATTATTGCTGAGACAGATAGAGAAGTAAAAGAGATGCTAGCAAAGGCTAAAGGAGATGCAGAGGTTATTCGAAGTGAAGGTGAGAAGGAAGCAGCTAAAATGTATAATACAGCTTATTCAAAGGATCCTGAATTTTATGAACTGTATCGAACATTACAATCATATAAGCAAACGATTGATGAAGAAACGGTTATAATTATTCCATTTGATTCTCCATATGCAAGTCTACTTAAAGGGGAACGCTAG
- the hflK gene encoding FtsH protease activity modulator HflK, translating to MLSMKRVFTIIGFSFLISILAIVAFTSWYTVDESEQAVMITLGEVEEGVSEPGLHFKYPWPIQSVEVLSKETFSLQFGYEESEDGDVKDFPKETKMITGDENIVLADMVVQWKIIDPGKYLFNAENPTEMLEDATSASLRSIIGSSTIDDALTSGKVEIEKQVQELLSTLIGEYDIGISILAVKLQDVDLPNEEVRKAFTNVTDARETMNTRKNEANKYRNKRTEEAQGEKDAIMSAAQGDKAARMEVARGDVAQFNAIYNEYKNAKDITQKRLVLETIDQVLPNAEIYIMEDNGNTMKYLPIKDATTKPVAPVEQEGNEGEGSETNGQ from the coding sequence ATGTTAAGCATGAAAAGAGTTTTTACCATTATCGGTTTTTCCTTTTTAATTTCAATTTTGGCGATTGTTGCTTTTACATCTTGGTACACTGTTGATGAGTCAGAACAAGCTGTCATGATTACTCTTGGAGAGGTTGAGGAAGGTGTTAGTGAACCAGGACTACATTTTAAATACCCGTGGCCAATTCAATCCGTAGAGGTTCTTTCCAAGGAAACATTTAGCTTACAGTTTGGATACGAGGAATCAGAAGATGGAGATGTTAAGGATTTTCCTAAAGAAACAAAAATGATTACAGGTGATGAGAATATTGTTTTAGCGGATATGGTAGTCCAGTGGAAGATTATAGATCCTGGTAAATACTTATTTAATGCAGAAAATCCAACGGAAATGTTAGAAGATGCAACTTCCGCAAGTTTAAGAAGTATTATAGGAAGTTCGACAATTGATGATGCATTAACTTCAGGTAAAGTTGAAATTGAAAAGCAAGTACAAGAATTATTATCAACTCTAATTGGAGAATATGATATTGGAATCTCTATTTTAGCGGTTAAATTACAGGATGTGGATCTTCCAAATGAAGAGGTTAGAAAAGCATTCACAAATGTTACAGATGCCCGTGAAACGATGAACACAAGAAAAAATGAAGCAAATAAATACAGAAACAAACGTACGGAGGAAGCACAAGGGGAGAAGGATGCGATTATGTCTGCTGCCCAAGGAGACAAAGCTGCGCGTATGGAAGTAGCACGTGGCGATGTAGCCCAGTTTAATGCCATTTATAATGAGTATAAAAATGCAAAAGACATTACACAAAAGCGTTTAGTATTAGAAACGATCGATCAAGTGCTACCAAATGCAGAGATTTATATTATGGAGGATAACGGTAATACAATGAAGTATTTACCGATTAAGGATGCTACAACCAAGCCTGTAGCACCAGTAGAACAAGAAGGCAATGAAGGGGAAGGGAGTGAAACAAATGGACAATGA
- the pnpS gene encoding two-component system histidine kinase PnpS, producing the protein MNRFRSRLLFALITLVITVLVGLGLLLGQIFNSYYINSYKDIMQRETKLMKTLLFERGLTAEESSDLVFELSSSFKTHITVLNAEDQIIYDEGEISKKHNHDHMVEDVLPIMKNKSDGYFFIDQKEQLAYYGLPISEGDSYKGIVLVNSSIEQVKKVNQQTWMVLIVSLSLAFIIMVFIGIRITSRYTRPIESATKVAMELAKGNYKARTYEEHIDESGMLSQSINILARNLQDMTRAQEMQQDRLQTLIENMGSGLILIDGRGYINLVNRAYKELFEVDSAEFLYQLYYDAFTHKEIIELVEEIFMTEVKVRKQLHLPLKIERRHFEVYGAPIIGTNDEWKGIVLVFHDITELKKLEQMRKDFVANVSHELKTPITSIKGFSETLLDGALNDKQTAEYFLSIILKESDRLQSLIQDLLDLSKIEQQGFQLSIQPCDVKELLEDIGVILQGKSIEKEVELSLAIPDGLLLIEGDLYRLKQIFINLINNALTYTPKGGSVQVTVEKHEQYLLIVVSDTGIGIKTEEIPRIFERFYRVDRARSRNSGGTGLGLAIVKHLVEAHKGQISVSSKLGEGTSFTVKLNKKYQDGHIT; encoded by the coding sequence ATGAATAGGTTTCGTTCACGATTACTTTTTGCGTTAATTACTTTAGTAATAACAGTCCTTGTTGGATTAGGGTTATTACTTGGACAAATTTTTAATAGTTATTATATCAATTCTTATAAGGATATTATGCAAAGAGAAACAAAATTAATGAAAACATTATTATTTGAGAGAGGGTTAACTGCTGAGGAGTCGTCAGATCTTGTTTTTGAACTAAGTAGCTCCTTTAAAACACATATTACTGTTTTAAATGCAGAAGATCAGATTATTTATGATGAAGGTGAAATATCAAAAAAGCATAATCATGACCATATGGTAGAAGACGTACTTCCAATTATGAAAAATAAGTCAGATGGTTACTTTTTTATTGATCAAAAGGAACAATTAGCATATTACGGGCTCCCTATTAGTGAAGGTGATTCATATAAAGGTATTGTTCTTGTCAACTCATCAATTGAACAAGTAAAAAAGGTAAACCAACAAACTTGGATGGTACTAATTGTTAGTTTAAGTTTGGCTTTTATTATTATGGTTTTTATAGGAATTAGGATAACATCTCGATATACACGTCCTATTGAATCAGCCACCAAAGTAGCGATGGAGCTTGCGAAAGGAAATTATAAGGCTCGAACATATGAAGAGCATATAGATGAAAGTGGAATGCTTAGTCAATCTATTAATATACTAGCGAGAAATCTCCAAGATATGACTAGAGCACAGGAAATGCAGCAGGACCGCCTCCAAACATTAATTGAAAATATGGGAAGTGGTTTAATCCTTATTGATGGACGGGGCTATATTAATTTAGTGAATCGAGCTTATAAGGAGCTTTTTGAGGTAGACTCTGCTGAATTTCTATACCAGTTATATTATGATGCTTTTACACATAAAGAGATTATTGAACTTGTTGAAGAAATTTTTATGACAGAGGTAAAGGTAAGGAAGCAGCTGCACTTACCGCTGAAAATAGAACGAAGACATTTTGAGGTTTATGGTGCACCGATTATCGGCACAAATGATGAATGGAAGGGTATTGTCCTTGTATTTCATGATATTACTGAACTAAAAAAGCTAGAGCAAATGAGAAAAGATTTTGTAGCAAATGTATCCCATGAATTAAAAACACCGATAACTTCAATAAAAGGGTTTAGTGAAACTCTTTTAGATGGAGCCCTAAATGACAAACAGACAGCAGAGTATTTTTTATCGATCATTCTTAAGGAAAGTGATCGTCTTCAGTCATTAATTCAAGATCTGCTTGATCTATCTAAAATTGAACAGCAAGGATTTCAATTGTCTATACAGCCGTGTGATGTAAAAGAGCTTTTAGAGGATATTGGTGTCATCCTTCAAGGTAAATCAATAGAAAAAGAAGTAGAGTTATCACTAGCTATCCCAGACGGGTTGTTATTAATAGAAGGTGACTTATATCGCTTAAAGCAGATTTTCATAAATTTAATTAACAATGCATTAACCTATACTCCTAAGGGTGGATCTGTTCAAGTAACCGTAGAAAAGCATGAACAGTATCTACTTATCGTTGTGTCTGATACTGGAATTGGTATTAAGACTGAAGAAATTCCAAGGATTTTTGAACGGTTTTATCGAGTTGATCGAGCAAGAAGTAGAAATTCTGGGGGAACTGGACTTGGATTGGCAATTGTAAAACATTTAGTTGAAGCGCACAAGGGGCAAATAAGTGTTTCGAGTAAACTAGGAGAAGGGACATCTTTTACTGTAAAGTTAAATAAAAAGTATCAAGATGGCCATATTACATAA
- a CDS encoding response regulator transcription factor has protein sequence MSKKILVVDDEQSISTLLKYNLEQAGYSVITAMDGEEGLHSCLNEEPDLLVLDLMLPKMDGIEVCKQLRQRKIMVPILMLTAKDDEFDKVLGLELGADDYMTKPFSPREVVARVKAILRRTQSHTEVEIKESDESEQVMIGDLKVLPEHYEAYYGKERLDLTPKEFELLVYLAKHKGRVLTRDQLLSAVWNYDFAGDTRIVDVHISHLREKIERNTKKPLYIKTIRGLGYKLEEPKVNE, from the coding sequence ATGAGTAAGAAGATATTAGTAGTAGATGACGAGCAATCGATTTCAACATTGTTAAAGTATAATCTAGAACAAGCAGGTTATAGTGTGATAACGGCAATGGATGGGGAAGAGGGATTGCACAGTTGTTTAAATGAAGAGCCAGATTTACTTGTTCTTGACCTGATGCTACCTAAAATGGATGGTATCGAAGTGTGTAAGCAGCTTCGTCAAAGAAAGATCATGGTACCTATTTTGATGTTAACTGCAAAAGATGATGAATTTGATAAAGTACTAGGACTTGAACTAGGGGCTGACGATTATATGACAAAGCCATTTAGTCCAAGAGAGGTAGTAGCAAGGGTAAAGGCAATTCTCAGAAGAACACAATCACATACAGAAGTTGAAATTAAGGAATCTGATGAATCAGAGCAGGTAATGATCGGTGATTTGAAAGTATTACCTGAACATTATGAAGCGTATTATGGAAAGGAACGTTTAGACTTAACACCTAAGGAATTTGAGTTGCTTGTTTATTTAGCTAAACATAAAGGGCGTGTCCTTACACGTGATCAGCTACTTAGTGCAGTTTGGAATTATGATTTTGCAGGTGATACAAGAATAGTAGATGTTCATATAAGTCATTTGCGTGAAAAAATTGAAAGAAACACAAAAAAACCTTTATATATTAAAACAATTAGGGGATTAGGATATAAGCTCGAGGAGCCAAAAGTGAATGAATAG
- a CDS encoding MaoC/PaaZ C-terminal domain-containing protein, with amino-acid sequence MLLGKKRKLGRLINEITVGEKLSLTEKIEDKDLLLYLGLTNDANPLYIQHDYASQTPYEKPLVPSLMLTGIITSAVSKYLPGPGSHIVKQDITFLKPLYHYSIVQFLFEVSEIFVSENKIVVEVHAVNAEEEVVLEGRITVCPPSKLTPIEGKALDNF; translated from the coding sequence ATGCTCCTTGGTAAAAAGAGAAAGCTAGGTAGGCTTATTAATGAGATTACAGTTGGAGAAAAATTATCATTAACTGAAAAAATTGAAGATAAAGATCTATTGCTTTATCTTGGATTAACAAATGACGCCAATCCGCTCTATATACAGCATGATTATGCATCACAAACTCCATATGAAAAACCGCTCGTTCCTAGTTTAATGCTAACAGGGATTATTACTTCTGCAGTTTCTAAATATTTACCAGGTCCAGGTAGTCACATTGTTAAGCAAGATATAACCTTCCTTAAGCCACTTTATCATTATAGTATCGTACAATTCCTATTTGAAGTTAGTGAGATATTTGTTTCAGAAAATAAAATTGTCGTGGAAGTCCATGCAGTTAATGCCGAAGAAGAGGTTGTCTTAGAAGGAAGGATTACTGTTTGTCCACCTAGTAAACTGACACCTATTGAAGGGAAAGCTTTAGATAATTTTTAA
- the mdh gene encoding malate dehydrogenase: MAIKRKKVSVIGSGFTGATTAFLLGQKELSDVVLVDIPQMENPTKGKALDMLEASPVQGFDANIIGTSNYEDTANSDIVVITAGIARKPGMSRDDLVSTNAGIMKSVTREVVKYSPECTIIVLTNPVDAMSYTVFKESGFPKHRVIGQSGVLDTARFRTFVAQELNLSVKDITGFVLGGHGDDMVPLVRYSYAGGIPLETLIPKDRLDAIVERTRKGGGEIVNLLGNGSAYYAPAASLVEMVEAILKDQRRVLPTIVYLEGEYGFNGIYLGVPTVLGGNGLEQIIELELTEEEKAALQKSADSVRNVMKVLS; this comes from the coding sequence ATGGCAATTAAGCGTAAAAAGGTTTCTGTCATTGGTAGTGGATTTACTGGTGCTACTACAGCTTTTCTATTAGGTCAAAAGGAACTTTCAGATGTCGTATTAGTAGATATTCCGCAAATGGAAAACCCTACTAAAGGAAAAGCTTTAGATATGCTAGAAGCAAGTCCTGTTCAAGGATTTGATGCAAATATTATTGGTACATCAAACTACGAGGATACAGCAAATTCAGATATCGTTGTTATTACTGCAGGTATAGCTAGAAAGCCCGGGATGAGCCGTGATGATCTTGTTTCTACAAATGCTGGAATTATGAAAAGTGTTACAAGGGAAGTTGTTAAGTATTCTCCTGAGTGCACAATTATTGTGTTAACAAACCCTGTTGATGCAATGTCATATACAGTATTTAAAGAATCTGGTTTCCCAAAACATCGTGTAATTGGACAATCAGGTGTACTAGATACAGCTCGTTTCCGTACATTTGTTGCTCAAGAACTTAATCTTTCAGTTAAGGATATAACAGGATTTGTATTAGGTGGACATGGCGATGACATGGTACCTCTAGTACGTTATTCGTATGCTGGAGGTATCCCATTAGAGACGTTAATCCCTAAGGATCGTTTAGATGCAATTGTTGAAAGAACGCGTAAAGGCGGCGGAGAAATCGTTAACCTATTAGGAAACGGAAGTGCATACTATGCACCAGCTGCATCTTTAGTAGAGATGGTTGAGGCAATCTTAAAGGACCAACGTCGTGTGCTTCCAACAATTGTATACTTAGAAGGTGAATATGGATTCAACGGTATTTACCTAGGTGTTCCAACTGTTCTCGGTGGCAATGGTTTAGAGCAAATCATCGAACTAGAACTAACTGAGGAAGAAAAAGCAGCATTACAAAAGTCTGCAGACTCTGTTAGAAATGTAATGAAGGTCTTATCATAA